The Verrucomicrobiia bacterium genome contains the following window.
GCGCAGAGGACTGAAGCGGCGGTGACTTTCCATTTCGAGAGGGTTTTTCGCAGCGAGAAAAATGTGGCGAGGAAAAATGCAAGCAGCCAGCCCCAAGACATCAGCACCTGATCAATTCTTTCGATGGAGTGTTTGTCTAAATGACCTTCGCCGTAATAGATGATGGTGAATATTACCACCAGCAGCGCGTTAGCGAATACGCAGCCGAGAATGGCGCGAAGGGTTTTCATTTTTCAATGATTGCTCGCAGGGGTTCGAGGTCGGGGTCTTCGGCGGCCATTTGTTTGATGGCTTTGGCGTCGCCGAGTTTCAGGGATTCTGCGAGCCATTTCTGGGCTTCGGGGAGGCGTTTTAGCTGGCAGCAGTAGCAGGCGAGGTTGTAGCGGACGTGCCAGCTATTGGGGAAAAGGGCGACGGCGGTTTCGAGGTGGTCGAAGGCTTCCTGGGTGCGCTTGAGTTCGTGGAGGGCGTAGGAACGATGGATCCAGCCGAAGGAGTTGTTGAAGTCGTCGAGGACCATGCCGTTGGCGAGGTCCACGCAGGCTTCCCAGTTTTTTTCTTTGGCGAGGATTTGCCAGCGGACTTCGAGGACGTCGGGGTGGGATTGGAGCGAGGGGGTGATGTGCGCGAGTTCGGCGTGGGCTTCAGCGGCGTTCCCAAGTTCGATCCAGCCGGTGGCGGCGGAGAGGTGATGGGTATCGGGTGGTTGCAACGGTGGCACGAAGGATTGTTTTCAGGATGGAGCGGAGGCGTCAAGTGCGGGAGTGGAGGCATCTGCATGTCGCTCCCGTACGGACCGGGAACGCCAGCGATGGCAAATCCGCGAAACGGTTGAAAACCGTTTCTTGCGCGCGTTTAGGTTTTTCCCCCAACTGAAGTTGTGGGTTAATGAGAAGCGTTGGGCGAGTGGGTGAGCGGCGATTCCAGATGGGAATTTCTTTCGTCCCTGCGGGACTTGATTTGCAACGGGCACAAACCCAGCCATAAATGGCTGGGCTAAGATCTTTCGTCCCTCCGGGACTGACGGGGAGCAGCGACAGTTGCGTCTTGTGCAACCAATGTGGGTCAGAAAAGTTCTCGTTATGGCGAGGGAATTAAATCATTCTGGCGGCATGTGGAAAGGGCGGCGATTTTTGGCGGTGATCGTGGGCGTCGTTGTGGTAACGGCGGTGGCGTGGGGGGTGTGGAGCGGGCGTAGGAGGGAGCCGGTTTATGAGGGGAAGCCAGTGTCTTATTGGCTGGAAGGGTATAGGATCTCCGGCAATTCGGTTTCCACGGGCAAGGGGCTAGCTCCGCCGACGTGGGCAGAAGCCAATATAGCATTTCAGCATATGGGGGCTGATGCGATTCCGTGTTTATTGCGGGCGTTGCAATGGCAGGACTCGCCAGTGAAGCGGCAGGTGCGGGCGGTTTTAGCAAGGCTGCCGTTCTTGCCGACTCGACTGTTTTCGGAAAATCTGAATTGGAAAGCGGAGGCAGCGCTGACTTCGGCGGGGCCATGGGCGAGCAATGCCGTGCCGCAACTGGTGGTGATGCTCAATCAGGATGGCTCGCCGTTTTGTCAGACGGTGGTTCCGGGTATTCTCGTGAGAATCGGGCCGGCAGCGGCGGCGGCAATTCCGACGCTGGTGCGGATGACGGCGCACACGAATTTCATCGTTCGCATGGATGCGATTTATGCGTTGGGAAAAATCGGCGTGGAGCCTGAGGTGGTGGTTCCGGTATTGATCCGGTGTTTAAAAGACCCAGATCCGAGTGTTCGGGGTCATGCCGCGCGGGCGTTGCAGAATTTTGGCAAGGACGCGATTTCAGCGGTTCCGGCATTGGAGGAATTGGGCCGAATAGAGCCGACGAGCACTCCGGCAGGCGGGAGCGGGAACGCGATTTCGACTGCCGGCCCAGTTGGGACTTCCTCGTGGAGCGTTTTCCTGCCGTCAGCGGCGCGAGCACCCGATGTGGGCAAAGCGGCGAAGGAGGCGGCGGCGGTGATTAAGCGGCAGGCGGGGATGCGCCAATGAAGAGTAAGAGAGGAGTGGGTGGTAACGCGCCTTGGGGCGCGACTCGCTGCGCTCTATATGGTTGTTTGCTTGAGCGTTAATCTATTTTGAATATTTACATGACATGAATATTATCCAAATGGAGGATGATGCCCTCTTGCGTCAAAATTATCCAAAACGTCGCTGTTAGGTCCGAGGCCAGACCGTCAATATTCAAATCGTACCATACTTCGCCAATACACCTGCGCGGATTTATTGGCCACCGTGTTACCGTCTTTCTCTGTTTGATGTCAGTTGGTTTACCTTTGAGAGTTACCCGCTGAGTTGGTGAAGCGTGGCCATAATTCTCAATTACTTTCTGAATCAATTCAGGTGTCCAGACTGTTTCCGGGGGGTGATCAATGAATTGAAATGCTTCGGAATAGGCTTCGATTTCGAGAAGACATGCCCAACGATCAATACGCGCAATCAATTCCTGGTCAGTAGATGTCGAGGGCAGTGGATTCATGTGCTTTGGTCAATGAACGCAATAAGACTAATTTCCCGGCCATAATTTCATCAACAAGGAAAAATAGTTTCAGTAATTGATGGGAATAGGCGGTAACGCGCCTTGGGGCGCGACTCGCTGCGCTCTATATGGTGGGGGAATTTTGGCGGGTGACCCAAGGTAGCGCCGTGGGACGGCGCAACCGTTGGGCTTTGTAGGCAGAACCTGCTTCGAGGTTCTCGGAGGGTGGATGGGGGAGTTGTTTTTTTGGAAAATGGGGACAGCGGAGCGCAACTCCGACCTGCCGCGCGATGGGTTTGGGAGGGATTTTGACAGGCGTTTCAAACGGCTGTTTGAAAAAAAGGGGGGTCGTTCTGGTTTGGGTTTGTCAAACCTATGGAGAGTTACACAATTCCCCGGAAGCGTGAGATACTTGCGGGCATGAATAGTAATATATTGAATACTGGATTGAGGAAAACACGGTCGGATGCGAGTTGGAGCCGGCTGACGAATGCGCAACAAAAAATTTTGGAGGAGTGGTTGTTTGAGGAACATTTGAGTTTTGAGGAGGCGCTGGGGCGGGCGAAGGCGGAACTGGGATTTGCGGGGTCGGTGTGGGGTTTGAAGCGGTTTTATAAGCAGCGCGCGCAGGCGAGGTTGTTGGTGGAGTTGATGGAATCGAGTCGCGAGGCGGGCGAGGTGTGCCAGGTGCCGGTGGCGGAAGGGGCGTGGCTGGAGGCGAATTCGAGGCTGTTGGCGCGAGGGTTTTTTGAGCGGTTGCGGGATGAGGGGATTGGCGATGCGGGGTTGATGGGTAAATTATGGTTGCAGGCGGAGGCGAACCGGACGCGTCGCGAG
Protein-coding sequences here:
- a CDS encoding HEAT repeat domain-containing protein → MARELNHSGGMWKGRRFLAVIVGVVVVTAVAWGVWSGRRREPVYEGKPVSYWLEGYRISGNSVSTGKGLAPPTWAEANIAFQHMGADAIPCLLRALQWQDSPVKRQVRAVLARLPFLPTRLFSENLNWKAEAALTSAGPWASNAVPQLVVMLNQDGSPFCQTVVPGILVRIGPAAAAAIPTLVRMTAHTNFIVRMDAIYALGKIGVEPEVVVPVLIRCLKDPDPSVRGHAARALQNFGKDAISAVPALEELGRIEPTSTPAGGSGNAISTAGPVGTSSWSVFLPSAARAPDVGKAAKEAAAVIKRQAGMRQ
- a CDS encoding tetratricopeptide repeat protein, with the translated sequence MPPLQPPDTHHLSAATGWIELGNAAEAHAELAHITPSLQSHPDVLEVRWQILAKEKNWEACVDLANGMVLDDFNNSFGWIHRSYALHELKRTQEAFDHLETAVALFPNSWHVRYNLACYCCQLKRLPEAQKWLAESLKLGDAKAIKQMAAEDPDLEPLRAIIEK